One Calliopsis andreniformis isolate RMS-2024a chromosome 9, iyCalAndr_principal, whole genome shotgun sequence genomic window carries:
- the LOC143183783 gene encoding glutathione S-transferase 1-1-like, translated as MPIDFYYFPPSPPSRSVLLLAKAIGVHLNMKMVNVFKGEHLKPDYLKVNPQHAVPAIDDNGFILYESRPIMGYLVSKYAKNDSLYPRDPKQRGLVDQRLYFDIGTLYDSIFTCYFPVVRGNASSIREEDQKAVEKSCELLNRFLEDGNFVAGDTLTIADFTISTSICLLQNFDFDIGRYDNIAAWYNRCKEILDKFGFEEVHAAGTKMFTEMYRANLKESS; from the exons ATGCCGATTGATTTTTACTACTTTCCACCTAGTCCACCGAGCAGATCGGTTTTATTGTTGGCAAAAGCGATTGGTGTTCACTTGAACATGAAAATGGTCAACGTCTTCAAGGGAGAGCACTTGAAACCAGATTATTTGAAG GTAAACCCACAACATGCCGTACCAGCTATCGATGACAAcggattcattctatacgaaag CCGCCCAATTATGGGATACTTGGTGAGCAAGTACGCTAAAAATGATTCCTTGTATCCAAGGGATCCAAAACAGAGGGGCTTAGTAGACCAGAGATTATATTTCGATATTGGTACTCTTTATGACAGCATATTTACATGCTac TTTCCAGTGGTACGCGGCAACGCCAGCTCTATTCGCGAGGAAGATCAGAAGGCTGTGGAGAAATCTTGTGAATTATTAAATAGATTCCTCGAAGATGGGAATTTTGTCGCGGGTGACACTCTCACGATTGCCGATTTCACCATCAGCACGAGCATTTGCCTTCTGCAA AACTTTGACTTCGATATCGGCAGATATGATAATATCGCTGCTTGGTACAATCGTTGCAAAGAAATTTTGGATAAATTCGGGTTTGAAGAAGTGCACGCGGCAGGAACGAAAATGTTTACCGAGATGTATCGAGCAAACTTGAAGGAATCGAGTTAA